TCTTACAGAGAGAAAAACAATCATATAtgaagcaaaagaaaaagaaagtatATAATAGCTCAGGCATTGGCTTGTTGCTTAAAAATCTTATATCCACACAAGTAAACATTGCAAACTGGTGCTGAATTATTAAATATGCactatattattattctttaatttctttttccttGGGAGAGAAACTAATCCTAGATAAAgatcttaatatatttttgctACCAATTGGTAGCTTGTCGTGCTCCTAAATTATAAAGAAGAAAACTAAAACTTCCAGTGCCTGTGTAAACTTTCAGTTTTGATGCTACCTTTATGCACCTTTTTCTTTCCTACAGGATCAATTTTATCTTTAGACTTAGGCTCTGCGCATTTTCTTGAATCGGGAGGAATATCAGTAGTGTCGTGTGATTTCACTTTACATTGAGCTTGTGAATGTCTATTTGGCAAAACAGTTCTGTTCTTCAAAGCAGATTGTCTTCCATTTCCTATCTTGTTTCGGTTCCCGATCAATATGTCATTTTCTGAATACAAAATTAAGACAGAACTTTAAGGTCATATCAGagaatcagaatcagaaaatagaTGCAAAATGAGGAAACTTGAATCAGAATACAGCATAACTGGTGGTGCTTTCAATAATTACAAATATCAAACTGTGTAAAAGCATTACATTTTCTGCGCACTCTCTTCTGCATCAGCTAGAAGTGAAAgtaatagttaaaaatattatagatttCTTATGACTGAATCAGAAATTAGAACCCTGCTAATCTGTCTATGAATATTTTAAGAGCCTCTCTTCTCAGTTTATGCGTATCATATAGGTTTTGAAGCAAACTCTGCTATTCATGTGAATGGAAAGTGATTGGCCAAGTGATTCTTGGAATTGTGATCACAATGATATTTCATGTATTGATTTGCATTAGATTTCAAATAGAATGATGGAAAACCAGCCTACTAGATACAATAATCGTTCTATCCTTTTGATGAGCAAGCTTTAGAATGATTTAAAACTAATGAGTTTTCCAGAAAGAAATGAGTCTTGAAAAGAAAAGGAGGCATACTCCTTGGCTTGGCAGAAGTTGAAGTTGTGCTCGAAGTAATCTCTACCCCAGTCAACTAGGCTAGTTCAACTCTATCATTGGTGCCATTATCCATGTAGATTTgggttattttttaaatcaaaattcaacaacaaaatggTTGGTTTACAAAGTTtaaatatgtagttaattatgtATAGTAAATTAATgaatataacaaataatgaaaCTCAATAACCTTTCACTAAATGTAGCTAACCACGAATTTGAACGTAACTAACCACGATGTCCAAGTGTTCAATTAAATGTAGATTTAAGCACCTAGAAATTGTAGTTAATCGCGTTTAGTTGCTGGCTAATGAGTTTTCACTTGTTATATCAATTAACGTTCCACTGAAATATAATTAACCACATATTTGAACTGCACTAACCAACTATTTTGCTATTGATTCTTAATGTCAATTGTGTGTGACAATCATTTTTTGTCCCTATAGTGGTCACCAAAAAACAATAATGCCACACAAAGCTTCATTACAATTGTTTAGAAAAATGGAAGTGGAGATAGAGAGAGAGCACATAGCACTTCTACTATACAACGGCACTAATAGAATTTCACATTGGGAAGACTCCTCAAGCAGTCTCCTAACAACATAATACTACTTAATATTCCTTAACAGATGTAGATGTCGCCACCACAAGCTCAAGAGTCAGTTTTCCCTAAAATATTCTTTTCAGTACCCCAAGGTTTCTTTTCATGTGACTGATGAGGAATTTCGAATATTCAGTCATATAAAGTGCTTCAACTATGAGATTGGTTTAACTTCAAATTTGATCGGGTCTTTATCTGAAAACTCATTTTATAGAGTTGCATTGCATCATTCACATTCTGAAAGTACTCTTAGTAAattattaaacataaaaattatttccatATTTTCTAAAGCATTTTTTTCAGCAAGTATATCCACAACACAGCTATCTATGATATAAAGCATAGGAGTAATTGTTTCTATGATCTCCATCTCTTTGTCAACCTTTAGTTATAATTAGACATTCAAATTGCAAAAAGAAActggtaaataaataaatataactaaataAACAGAAATTTGATGAAATATGAGATTTACCAGGACTAGAAACGACAGCACGAGGGCGTTGAATTGAACTAGCTCTAATGTTTACTTTATTCTCATCATCACTATTGCCATCCTTCTCGGATTTTCCGTCCTTCTCTAGTCCCCCTGGTCCTGACAAATTGGATATCAAACTGAAGTCCTCAAAATCTTCAGTTACAGATACTCGTGGAATGAAGTCGGATCTAATATTTACTTTACTCTCATTATCAGTATCTCCATCCTTCTCTGGTCCTGCAGATCCTGAAGAATCGGATGCAAAACTGCAGTCACCAAAATCATCGGTCACAGGTACTCGTGGAATTGGTACTTGTGGCACATAACACTTCGGTACTTTGACAATAAATGGCATAGAAACAACTTTGTGGTCTTTTACTGAAAAATCAGAAAACGGTGACTCTATATCAGTAAATGGAGTTGGAACGAAAACAAGGCACAACCAAATGAATGAAAATGTTCAACATAATGGTGTCAATATTGCATTTTATAAAATACGAATCACACTCTCATTCTCCAAACACAGCCCCAAATGATGGagaaaaagaactaaaaaaaatggaaaagaaaggaaaagtgGCATGACATGTTCATGTGATTAGTCCCGCAATTATTGCTTCAAATAAGTTTCCTGCTTTTAAGGTAAATAACATCCTTGACCAAATTGAAGAACAAGTTGAGCAACTAGTGTGAGTTCATATCATATATACTTAAGCCACATAAAAGGAGAAACCCTATGGAAATAAGTTGTTGGGTTAAACAACATAATAAAGTGCTTActatataattaagtttatgtataagctatttctataataaataataaaattatgtcaaataaataagaGCGGCTCCCTGAATTTGGAGGAAAAGTTGCTAATATGaacatttcataaataaaatggtTGATATTAATGTCTaataagtaataaataataaataatgattatattgaaatatgaacctttattttctcaatttagATGTACAAATATTGActattaagaaagaaaaaaggaaaaaattgacAAGAGAATTGATTGTAAAATAGAATTACCGGGAGAAGTGGGAGAATGGAAGGATAAAGAGAGGAAAGCTTTCAAACCAAGGTCTCGTACATCATCGTATTCATCTTTTTGAACCTTAAGTTGTTCCTGTCTTAACTTCTTCACCTTTGGATACACTGAACAATTAAGTTccaaacaaaacaataaaatcatGTTCATTTCAGCAAAAGTGGCaacaaaaagaaattcaaaaaaagAAGTTACTTGTTTGTTGATTAGCCAAGTAAAGGTGGTCACTCAGAACATGTACTGCAAAGAGAAGGCGATGATGAAGGTGTTGGGTGAGagttgaaagaatgattgattCCTTTCCCGCGTCGTTGCACCTGCGCTTTCACTTCATTCATGCCTTTTGACTAACGCCACTCAATAttcaatatttcttttttaagacAAACCACGTTCAACCCTTTTATCGGTGGACTTTTATTTTagggttaaataattttttaattttaataaaattgtcgtaatttatttttagtttttgtaaacaaatttcaaatttatttaatctctAAGAATATTattgatttcaattttataagAACTGTGATATTTGTAGTATTAAAAAGtacaaatacaaaattatagaaattaaaattttgtttaacttttttaaaacattttttgttgttgtgaattgggTTCAATCTTTACTTTAATCCAATTGAActattcaatttattatttatttatttatttatagaaaatgtcATCATCATCTCCCTTATTTATTTAAGCTTTAGcttttttttattgactaaattaaaatgttcttttttattatcttttgcgttagtttttatatttaattcatatgtTAAGTCTAAAAACTGATGACATTGgtgatatttttatttggtaaatatattttaatggtTATTATACGGTTAAAATTGGATATACTTGACTTTTAACTCAAAAATTCTTAGAATTTCTTGAAATTTGTTATAGTGCTAAATATCATGTTCTCTCAATTTTAATGATCCTAAGTTTTTCAATCacaataacaattttaatttctttaagtCTAACGTGAGTAGAGATTCTAGTTTCCTTTTTCTTGCTAGAATTTGGTGGGTGTGGAGAACTAGCAATTCTATTTGTATTGGTAAATAATCTTTCTTGATTTTCAAGTTCATTTTggctattgattttctaaatcatttaattataagttgttaGACATCTCATATTCATCGTAGAGAGTATAAACATGATATGATTATAAGAAAGAGACTACGATTTTCATTGTTGATGGTAGCACTATTGAGAATTGTTTGTCCTATTAGTTTTGGTGGCTTAATGAGATATGATatgattacaaaaaaataatagtttttttttttttccttctattaccaaaaaaatataatcgaTATGCACACATAATATAAAGATATAATCTAAATTACATGTTtagttgttttatttattttgtagttttacTTTGATTCTATATCTATTCTTTTAGACTATTTTAATCTCCTAACTCTAGTTTATTAGTCAAGTTAGCTCTTTTGATCAAATTTATTAGTTGTATCTTTTGATTGTACATACGTGGCATCAGTTATAGGCGAATAGGATTTATGTAAATCTcaatttctccttttttttctctaaatttgaTTTCCATgctggtatttttttttttcttaattctttcatctttttattctccttttttattcttttaaaactCGTAGTGCCAGCCCTTAAACTTATTAGAATAAGTTTCTAATAAGTTTAAGATAGGactatagaaaaaataaaaaaattacatgcaAATGCAAAGAAAAGTATAACATGTAAAAGAAAACAAGACATCCTATACAAGGGTTAAATCGTTAAAGTAATTGttttagatttaaaataaaataaaataaaataaatttttagttagtAAAACGatctttataaattaatattatttaaaattaatattgtctcGACAAATAGTAAATCAAATGACTTGATTattaattggaaaaaaaaatttgtacaaaattgattatattaatttaataaattgttctttattctaaattttctaaatataacttttacaaaaaaaatttgtactTTTTCTAGAATTTTATTATAAGCTCAAAATATCTCATATGAAAATTTGGTTTAGGTCTTCTTATGCCTTGAACGGGGTTTATCTCATGCAAGGAGATGGAGAGAGAGAGGAGTATATCAGTATAGCAAACAAAATTCTCGAAATGCTAtgataaattaacataaattctcaaaatgttgCTTGAatgcatattctagtccatttttatcTTGTGATTTGTTGTTTATGGTGTGTTCGGTTCAACTCGAGGAGAGAGGAGGGaaataaatctattttaaattatatacgGTTCATATAACTTTTAGAAGAAGAGAGGAgtaaaatatatctttaagtatttttattcttcttctattttgagagaatttgaagaaaaaggGAGAAGAGaactaaaataactaaaatatcatttaaaatcttatatttCTCCTTGGTAAAATTAGCTTATTATTGATAGTTATTAAATTAgagtatttgataaaaattaatggttcaattagttcaaaaatacaaagttgcataaaatgacattcttaattaaaaataaatttatcaattaatgtttaaaattaataaattaaaattttttattaacttaaaatttattttttattaatttaaaatttatcaaaatgatatatatatatatatatatatattatatttattttaaaaaaaatatttataaaataaattatttataaataatttaaaattataataaataaattatttattaatcatatatacttgtatttatttattttaaattatttataaataaattatttatttaaattattttaaattataataaattaattataaagagtaaaaaaaaagaaaaaaattagaagaaaaaaaaatgttaagcTCTAAACTTATAAGAATTAGTTTATACAAAAAACATTATATATACTATAAACTCATATACTAttgttatcaaataaaatttataatttataaattataaacttgttattttgactttttcaaataattaaactctGAACTCAATAAAAATTTTCTCATCTATCACAAATATCAAGGAAAAAATTTATTATGGTATCAGTTTCTAATTCTCTCTCCATTG
The genomic region above belongs to Cicer arietinum cultivar CDC Frontier isolate Library 1 chromosome 4, Cicar.CDCFrontier_v2.0, whole genome shotgun sequence and contains:
- the LOC101495212 gene encoding uncharacterized protein, which produces MYPKVKKLRQEQLKVQKDEYDDVRDLGLKAFLSLSFHSPTSPVKDHKVVSMPFIVKVPKCYVPQVPIPRVPVTDDFGDCSFASDSSGSAGPEKDGDTDNESKVNIRSDFIPRVSVTEDFEDFSLISNLSGPGGLEKDGKSEKDGNSDDENKVNIRASSIQRPRAVVSSPENDILIGNRNKIGNGRQSALKNRTVLPNRHSQAQCKVKSHDTTDIPPDSRKCAEPKSKDKIDPVGKKKVHKGSIKTESLHRHWKF